The DNA window ATGCGGTTCGCCGTCGAGGACGACGAAGCGTCTCGACGCGACGAGCCCAATCGATAGAGCGTCAGGGCTTGCGGGCGGGAAAGCGTCAGGGCTCGCGGGCGGGACGCGTCAGGGCTCGCGGGCGGGAAAGCGTCAGGGCTTGCGGGCGGGTGAGGCCCCCGAGGCCTCCAGGTGCTTGCGAAGGGCGGGGGCCGTCCAGGGGTCGGTGACGGCGCGGGTCAGCAGCTCGACGGCACCGAGGCGACGGAGGGTGTCCGAGACCTGCGCGAGGGCTGGGTCGAGGGACTCGTCGCTCACGCCCCGGTACATGGCGAAGAAGGTGCGCAGGGAGGGAAGTTCGGCAGGGCCGGCGAGCACGGCGAGGGCCGCGGCGACCTGACCGAGATCTGCGGTGCTCGTCTCGGGGTCGAGGAGGTGCTCGGTGAGCAGCGGAGCGCCCTTCTTCTCCTTCATCGCCGCGAGGGCCTCGGCGATGGGGCCGACCGGCGGCGCGCGCAAGCTCCCCGCGAGGAAGTCGACGCGGCGTTCCAGGGCTTTCAGCAGGAACTTCCCGCCGTTGCGGCGCTGGGCGAGGGCGCGGCGGGCCTCGTCGTGGAGGGCGGTGGCGCCGCGGCCCTGGCTGGCCACGTTGATCAGGACGGAGGTGACCTCTTCTTCGGGCTGCTTCGCGAGCTCGCGCAAGACGAAGCGCTGGATGGCGGCGAGTTCGGCGTCGGGCAAGGAGACGACCTGCTCGAGCTGCTTCCAGAGCGGTTCGTTCCTCGGCCGGGGAGCGATCTTGATGCCGTCGGCCTGGACCACGCAGGAGCGGAGGGGGGCGCCCAGGGAGAGGCGCGCGGAGGCGGCGCCGTGCGCGGCGTCGAAGAAGGTGATGTCACCGCGGTCGTCGCAGAGGACGAAGCCGCCGTCGTAGGCTGCGCCGCCGATGAAGTCGGCGTCACCGACGTTGACCCAGGCGAGGCCACCGCTCCGGGCGTCGAGGCCGGTGACGACGCGGAAGTAGGTGGCGGCGAAGCGATCCCCGACGATCCCGGCCGGGCCCGTGGCGCTCGGGCGGGCGTAGATGCGGGTCTTGTCGAGGGCCGAGGTGCGGGGGGAGATGACCTCGGTGCCCGAGGGGATCCACTGGGGAACGCCCGGGAGTTCGACGGACGGCAAGGCGACGGTGGTGGCCTTGTTCTGGGCGCCGAGGCCGATCTTGTCGTCGAAGCGGGTGACGGCGGCGCCGCCGAAGAAGAGGGCGCCGCCCACGGCGAAGGCGCGGCTGGTCTCGGTGCGGAGCAGCGCGCGCGCTGCCTCGTTGCCGCGCAGGAGGTCGAGGGCGGTGACGAACTGGCCTTGCCAGGGGAGGAAGGCATAGCGGCCAGCGACGGCGGGCACGCCGATGTCGTGCTCGTCCTCGATCTGGCGGAGCACCTCGCCTTCGTGGGTGACGACGAAGAGCACGCTGCCGCGGCCGGTGCGGGGCTCCATGGAGATGACGGTGGTGTGGCCGTCGTCGCCCGCGGCGCGAAGGCGCCCCTGGACGAGGCGCGTCCAGAGGAGCTTGCCGGTGGCGGCGTCGAGCGCGAAGAGCTTCCGGTCGCCGAAGCCGATGACCACGGTGCCGGTGACGGTGGGCCGCGTGTCGAGGGCGTGCTCGAAGCGCCAGGGGTCGCCGCCGCGGAGGGGAGCACCGAGGAGCACGGTGCGGCCGCCTTCGCTGGCGACGCCCACGGCGACGTCGACGCCACGGGCGAGGGGGGCGCGGGCGATCTGCTGCTGGAGCTTGGTGATCGCGGCGCCATTGTCGTCGGCCCAGAGCGGGTCGAAGACGGCGCCCTGCGTCTGGCCGCCGCCGCAGCTCGACGCGGCCACGGCCAGGATCATGCCGCTGAGCCAGGCGGTGGTGCTCACGGATAGGTCTCCGAGGTGTCGGTCGCGGGCGCCCCTTCGGGTTCCGACGGGGTGGACTCGACGCGGATGGCGGCGATCGCGGCCTCGAGGGCCGCCTTGATCCGCGACGACGCGGCCGAAGGCCAGCGGGCGTCCACGTCGACGAGGAAGCGTCGCGCGTGCGGGGTGGCGAGGTTGCGCACGCGCTCGACGATCTCGAGGAGCACGGGCTCGGGGAGCGCGGTCGGGCGCAGGAGGCAGCGCTCCAGACCGCTGGTGAGCGTGTCGAAGGAGATGGAGCCCATCTTGGCGAGAAGCTTGCGGCACGCTGGCGGGTCGCACAGCAGGCCGATGGCTGCCGCCGAGCCCGGGACGTCACGGTCGAGCGCGAGGAAGAGCTCGGGCAGGGCGTCGCGCGATCCGAGCTGGCCGAGGCCACTGGCGGCGAGTCCACGCAAGACGGGATCGCCGCTGCGCAGGGCGTCGCGGAGCGCGGCGAGGGCGTCAGGGCCCTTCGTGGAGGCGAGGGCGCGCGCGGCTTCGTGGCGGACGCTGGGGACGCGATGGCGTACGTAGGGGCGGATCACCGCGCTCGAGGTGACCTGGCCGAGGGCGCCGAGCGTCTTCACGGCCGCGGTCATGAGCGGGGGGGTGGCGCCACGCCGGAGAAGCTCCTCGACGGACGGCGCGAGCGCCGCAGCCGAAGGCCCTGCCGACTGGGCGTCGAGCAGGGCGCTGTCCACGTCCGCGGCGTCGGTGCTGGCGAGCTTGCGCTGAAGGGAGGCGATGTCGCCCGCAGGGAGCGGCGCCGCGGGTTTGGTCTTCCCGCCTGGAGCGTCGTCCTTGCGGGGGGCA is part of the Chondromyces crocatus genome and encodes:
- a CDS encoding HEAT repeat domain-containing protein, producing the protein MPDLRRENVGRARSAALIVSLIVHAVSSTAAFEVQAATPADAAPRKDDAPGGKTKPAAPLPAGDIASLQRKLASTDAADVDSALLDAQSAGPSAAALAPSVEELLRRGATPPLMTAAVKTLGALGQVTSSAVIRPYVRHRVPSVRHEAARALASTKGPDALAALRDALRSGDPVLRGLAASGLGQLGSRDALPELFLALDRDVPGSAAAIGLLCDPPACRKLLAKMGSISFDTLTSGLERCLLRPTALPEPVLLEIVERVRNLATPHARRFLVDVDARWPSAASSRIKAALEAAIAAIRVESTPSEPEGAPATDTSETYP
- a CDS encoding PQQ-binding-like beta-propeller repeat protein produces the protein MSTTAWLSGMILAVAASSCGGGQTQGAVFDPLWADDNGAAITKLQQQIARAPLARGVDVAVGVASEGGRTVLLGAPLRGGDPWRFEHALDTRPTVTGTVVIGFGDRKLFALDAATGKLLWTRLVQGRLRAAGDDGHTTVISMEPRTGRGSVLFVVTHEGEVLRQIEDEHDIGVPAVAGRYAFLPWQGQFVTALDLLRGNEAARALLRTETSRAFAVGGALFFGGAAVTRFDDKIGLGAQNKATTVALPSVELPGVPQWIPSGTEVISPRTSALDKTRIYARPSATGPAGIVGDRFAATYFRVVTGLDARSGGLAWVNVGDADFIGGAAYDGGFVLCDDRGDITFFDAAHGAASARLSLGAPLRSCVVQADGIKIAPRPRNEPLWKQLEQVVSLPDAELAAIQRFVLRELAKQPEEEVTSVLINVASQGRGATALHDEARRALAQRRNGGKFLLKALERRVDFLAGSLRAPPVGPIAEALAAMKEKKGAPLLTEHLLDPETSTADLGQVAAALAVLAGPAELPSLRTFFAMYRGVSDESLDPALAQVSDTLRRLGAVELLTRAVTDPWTAPALRKHLEASGASPARKP